A window of the Gemmatirosa kalamazoonensis genome harbors these coding sequences:
- a CDS encoding PEP-CTERM sorting domain-containing protein (PEP-CTERM proteins occur, often in large numbers, in the proteomes of bacteria that also encode an exosortase, a predicted intramembrane cysteine proteinase. The presence of a PEP-CTERM domain at a protein's C-terminus predicts cleavage within the sorting domain, followed by covalent anchoring to some some component of the (usually Gram-negative) cell surface. Many PEP-CTERM proteins exhibit an unusual sequence composition that includes large numbers of potential glycosylation sites. Expression of one such protein has been shown restore the ability of a bacterium to form floc, a type of biofilm.) — protein MNSRRVSLLAVLLLAPAAPALAQTVIVTSPNGMVWSDGSPRYTVPFAYDQWLPSNLGGTDAQGVAGIESFFPRSGNGSAVMKIEQWNGSSAGKADLEYFFGGQYLSPFSLGSLDGASYDFYRDAQSTVAANQNPALRFYVDADGSAATTGDRGYLIYEPVYNGNAAPAPDVWHTELIGASSNFWFRQFTPGVSDYTATGNGAALSSFLSYTAPNGASLSANSMVFGLSTGIGSGWTADASWFGAVDNVSVTVNGSTTTFNFETVQAPCVTTPEPVTLALVGGGLLALAAAARRRRTA, from the coding sequence GTGAACTCTCGCCGCGTCTCCCTCCTCGCCGTTCTGCTCCTCGCGCCCGCCGCGCCCGCGCTCGCGCAGACGGTCATCGTCACGTCCCCGAACGGCATGGTCTGGAGTGACGGCTCGCCGCGCTACACCGTCCCGTTCGCGTACGATCAGTGGTTGCCATCGAATCTCGGTGGAACGGACGCGCAGGGCGTGGCTGGCATCGAATCGTTCTTCCCGCGCAGCGGCAACGGTTCAGCCGTGATGAAGATCGAGCAGTGGAACGGCAGCTCGGCGGGCAAGGCCGATCTCGAGTACTTCTTCGGCGGCCAGTATCTCTCCCCGTTCTCGCTCGGCTCGCTCGACGGCGCGAGCTACGATTTCTACCGCGACGCTCAGAGCACGGTAGCCGCGAACCAGAATCCTGCGCTCCGCTTCTACGTCGACGCGGACGGTAGCGCGGCGACGACGGGCGATCGCGGCTACCTGATCTACGAGCCGGTGTACAACGGCAACGCCGCGCCTGCCCCGGACGTCTGGCACACGGAGCTGATCGGCGCGTCCAGCAACTTCTGGTTCCGCCAGTTCACGCCGGGCGTGAGCGACTACACCGCGACCGGCAACGGCGCAGCGCTCTCGAGCTTCCTGAGCTACACCGCGCCGAACGGCGCGTCGCTCTCGGCCAACAGCATGGTGTTCGGGTTGAGCACCGGGATCGGCAGCGGCTGGACCGCCGATGCAAGCTGGTTCGGCGCCGTGGACAACGTCAGCGTCACGGTGAACGGCAGCACGACGACCTTCAACTTCGAGACGGTCCAGGCGCCGTGCGTCACGACGCCCGAACCGGTGACCCTCGCCCTCGTCGGCGGCGGCCTGCTCGCGCTCGCCGCTGCCGCGCGCCGACGCCGCACCGCCTAA
- a CDS encoding C40 family peptidase — MHRRALAAVPALLVPAVATAQGSASVGPYAAYPLGTAPSAGPTGLVVGLQGTMSSGAVGVRLGGGTSLERESSVDASSSMHAAGWTADGDLLVLPQALGGRRAAGTPMLYGLAGIGMSTGGDGSSATTWSYGAGLLVPLGTLELSAESRTRTPLSSSGGSTRWSEMRVGLALRFGAAGRARTGGRVISMPAPSGGRGGGTVASASAARVLSSAERYLGVPYKWGGTSPTTGFDCSGYVQYVYARNGVELPRTSRQQAQVGLALPASWDAVAPGDLVMFAEPGEAISHVAIYAGGRRIIHASSSGGGVRYDDLDTRRGQWYVQRMVAARRVTSDGRSLVRALLGRVGTAADAVLDPPDRAPKPL, encoded by the coding sequence ATGCACCGCCGCGCGCTCGCCGCCGTCCCCGCCCTGCTCGTCCCCGCCGTGGCCACGGCCCAGGGCTCCGCCTCCGTCGGCCCGTACGCCGCCTATCCGCTCGGCACCGCGCCGTCCGCCGGACCGACGGGGCTCGTCGTCGGGCTGCAGGGGACGATGTCGAGCGGCGCGGTCGGCGTCCGACTCGGCGGCGGCACGTCGCTCGAGCGCGAGTCGAGCGTGGACGCGTCGTCGTCGATGCACGCCGCGGGATGGACGGCGGACGGCGACCTGCTCGTGCTGCCGCAGGCACTCGGCGGGCGACGCGCGGCGGGGACGCCGATGCTCTACGGGCTCGCCGGCATCGGCATGTCGACCGGCGGTGACGGCTCGTCGGCGACGACGTGGAGCTACGGCGCGGGGCTGCTCGTGCCGTTAGGCACCCTGGAGCTCTCGGCGGAGTCGCGCACGCGTACACCGCTCTCGTCGAGCGGCGGGTCGACACGATGGAGCGAGATGCGGGTGGGCCTCGCGCTGCGATTCGGCGCGGCCGGGCGAGCACGCACGGGCGGCCGCGTGATCTCGATGCCCGCGCCGAGCGGCGGACGCGGAGGCGGCACCGTCGCGAGCGCGTCGGCGGCGCGCGTGCTGTCGTCGGCGGAGCGCTACCTCGGCGTGCCGTACAAGTGGGGCGGCACGTCGCCGACGACGGGATTCGACTGCTCGGGCTACGTGCAGTACGTCTACGCGCGCAACGGCGTGGAGCTGCCGCGCACGTCGCGTCAGCAGGCGCAGGTGGGGCTCGCGCTTCCCGCCTCGTGGGACGCGGTGGCGCCGGGCGACCTCGTGATGTTCGCCGAGCCGGGCGAGGCGATCAGCCACGTCGCGATCTATGCCGGCGGACGCCGCATCATCCACGCGTCGTCGAGCGGCGGCGGCGTGCGGTACGACGATCTCGACACGCGGCGCGGGCAGTGGTACGTGCAGCGGATGGTGGCGGCGCGGCGCGTGACGTCGGACGGGCGCTCACTGGTGCGGGCCCTGCTCGGCCGCGTGGGGACGGCCGCGGACGCGGTGCTGGACCCACCGGATCGGGCGCCGAAGCCGTTGTGA
- a CDS encoding deoxynucleoside kinase, producing the protein MLIGVAGMVGVGKSTLTRALAARFGLQLAPESVDGENPWLERFYEGGPASMRRWALHLQLHFLATRFASMRHIRAGGGSWILDRTWYEDAEVFARGLYEEHLMTATEWELYERLYAELLHSPGARPPRLLVYLHGPLDVVLGRIARRGRPKERDTDVAYWTALHRRYERWIAGFHRCPVLSIDVRDYDLVADPDAIDAVAARVRRRLEPELPQTELFAARA; encoded by the coding sequence ATGTTGATCGGTGTCGCCGGCATGGTCGGCGTCGGCAAGAGCACGCTGACGCGCGCGCTCGCGGCGCGATTCGGGCTGCAGCTCGCGCCGGAAAGCGTCGACGGCGAGAACCCCTGGCTCGAGCGCTTCTACGAGGGCGGGCCGGCGTCGATGCGGCGGTGGGCGCTGCACCTGCAGCTCCACTTCCTCGCGACGCGCTTCGCGAGCATGCGGCACATCCGCGCGGGCGGCGGCAGCTGGATCCTCGACCGCACGTGGTACGAGGACGCCGAGGTGTTCGCGCGCGGGCTGTACGAGGAGCACCTCATGACGGCGACGGAGTGGGAGCTGTACGAGCGGCTGTACGCGGAGCTGCTGCACTCCCCCGGCGCGCGCCCGCCGCGGCTGCTCGTCTACCTCCACGGCCCGCTCGACGTGGTGCTCGGCCGCATCGCACGCCGCGGCCGCCCGAAGGAGCGCGACACCGACGTCGCGTACTGGACGGCGCTACATCGCCGCTACGAGCGGTGGATCGCGGGGTTCCACCGCTGTCCCGTGCTCTCGATCGACGTGCGCGACTACGACCTCGTGGCCGACCCCGACGCGATCGACGCCGTGGCCGCGCGCGTGCGGCGCCGCCTCGAGCCGGAGCTCCCGCAGACGGAGCTATTCGCGGCGCGCGCCTAA
- a CDS encoding hybrid sensor histidine kinase/response regulator: MERRTILLVEDEPGDRALVRRLLRGARRAYDIIEVTTGREGLARCAESPPDCVLLDFHLPDMTGREFLDALPNGARAVPVVVLTGEEDDAVANDTLKRGAQDYVAKDGVTAQGLARVIENAIEKLQIRRALEEQRAAMELQNRRLELLRDELQSKLVELADATKAKDRFLAVMSHEMRTPLNAILGYADLLDMELEGDLSQGQRHYLERMRLVSGHLLALINDVLDLTRADARKLELDLRPVDLGAVVEESVALLEGHAR, from the coding sequence ATGGAGCGACGCACGATCCTGCTCGTGGAGGACGAGCCCGGCGACCGCGCGCTGGTGCGCCGGCTGCTGCGCGGCGCGCGCCGGGCCTACGACATCATCGAGGTGACGACGGGGCGGGAGGGGCTCGCGCGCTGCGCCGAGTCGCCCCCGGACTGCGTGCTCCTCGACTTCCATCTCCCCGACATGACGGGGCGCGAGTTCCTCGACGCGCTGCCTAACGGCGCGCGCGCGGTGCCGGTGGTGGTGCTCACCGGCGAGGAGGACGACGCCGTCGCGAACGACACGCTGAAGCGCGGCGCGCAGGACTACGTCGCGAAGGACGGCGTCACGGCGCAGGGGCTCGCGCGCGTGATCGAGAACGCGATCGAGAAGCTCCAGATCCGGCGGGCGCTCGAGGAGCAGCGCGCGGCGATGGAGCTGCAGAACCGGCGGCTCGAGCTGCTGCGCGACGAGCTGCAGTCGAAGCTCGTCGAGCTGGCCGACGCGACGAAGGCGAAGGACCGCTTCCTCGCCGTGATGTCGCACGAGATGCGCACGCCGCTCAACGCGATCCTCGGCTACGCGGACCTGCTCGACATGGAGCTGGAGGGGGATCTGTCGCAGGGGCAGCGGCACTACCTCGAGCGGATGCGGCTCGTGAGCGGCCACCTGCTCGCGCTCATCAACGACGTGCTCGATCTCACGCGGGCCGACGCGCGCAAGCTCGAGCTCGACCTGCGCCCCGTGGACCTCGGCGCGGTGGTCGAGGAGTCGGTCGCGCTGCTCGAGGGGCACGCGCGCTAG
- a CDS encoding sensor histidine kinase, with protein sequence MTETSSGAPIPRLAGSFRAFPGGVLLLDADGVVRESNGRLDEALGTPLVGRPFGDALDGPSSRAKWERALAAARDTDDGDAADGRVVELVLAGRETLGEPRAFSMLWDDDGRAVWLVEHPRDARLDRLREQVTDVNSELANAQRDLLKERSRLARALAELETRNAELEATTRELARSNRALDEFAHVVSHDLKTPLRSIANYARWVAEDAGGTLADEPRAHLDALRGQVTRMRSMIDGVLAYARAGREPSAPEPVDVGALLGEIVALLHPPAGVRVVAEGPLPTLRTARAPLQQVLQNLIDNAIKHAGSDSVDVRVGAHEAGDWCELAVSDDGPGIPEPSRERVWELFHTLAPSDGERTGIGLAVVRRLVEGHGGRIWVESPNDRGGATFRFLWPRVSGG encoded by the coding sequence GTGACCGAGACGTCGAGCGGCGCACCGATCCCGCGTCTCGCGGGATCCTTCCGCGCGTTTCCCGGTGGCGTGCTGCTGCTCGACGCCGACGGCGTGGTGCGGGAGTCGAACGGCCGGCTCGACGAGGCGTTAGGCACGCCGCTCGTCGGGCGGCCGTTCGGCGACGCGCTGGACGGCCCCTCGTCGCGCGCGAAGTGGGAGCGCGCGCTCGCCGCGGCGCGCGACACCGACGACGGCGACGCGGCCGACGGCCGCGTCGTGGAGCTCGTGCTCGCGGGGCGCGAGACGCTCGGCGAGCCGCGGGCGTTCTCCATGCTGTGGGACGACGACGGGCGCGCGGTGTGGCTCGTGGAGCACCCGCGCGACGCGCGGCTCGACCGGCTGCGCGAGCAGGTCACCGACGTGAACTCCGAGCTCGCGAACGCGCAGCGCGACCTGCTGAAGGAGCGGAGCCGCCTCGCTCGCGCGCTCGCCGAGCTGGAGACGCGCAACGCGGAGCTCGAGGCGACCACGCGCGAGCTGGCGCGCAGCAATCGCGCGCTCGACGAGTTCGCGCACGTGGTGTCGCACGACCTCAAGACGCCGCTGCGTTCCATCGCGAACTACGCGCGGTGGGTGGCCGAGGACGCCGGCGGCACGCTCGCCGACGAGCCGCGCGCGCACCTCGACGCGCTGCGCGGGCAGGTCACGCGCATGCGATCGATGATCGACGGCGTGCTCGCGTACGCGCGCGCTGGGCGCGAGCCGTCGGCGCCGGAGCCGGTGGACGTCGGCGCGCTGCTCGGCGAGATCGTCGCGCTGCTGCATCCGCCGGCCGGCGTGCGCGTCGTCGCGGAGGGGCCGCTTCCCACGCTGCGCACGGCGCGCGCGCCGCTGCAGCAGGTGCTGCAGAACCTGATCGACAACGCGATCAAGCACGCCGGGAGCGACAGCGTGGACGTGCGCGTCGGCGCGCACGAGGCGGGCGACTGGTGCGAGCTGGCGGTGTCCGACGACGGTCCCGGGATCCCGGAGCCGTCGCGCGAGCGAGTCTGGGAGCTGTTCCACACGCTGGCGCCGAGCGATGGCGAGCGCACGGGCATCGGGCTCGCCGTCGTCAGGCGCCTCGTCGAGGGACATGGTGGGCGGATATGGGTGGAGTCGCCGAACGATCGCGGAGGCGCGACGTTCCGATTCCTGTGGCCGAGGGTGAGCGGTGGTTGA
- a CDS encoding ectonucleotide pyrophosphatase/phosphodiesterase has product MRLLTLFTALLATLAGPTVEAQPDDARPYVVLVSFDGFRADYLDRVSLPAFRRVADAGVRARAMWPSFPSKTFPNHYTIVTGLYPGDHGIVANTFWDPVRGAGFRISDRAASTDGTWYGGEPIWVTAERQGVRAASCFWPGSDAAIGGVRPSTWMPYDESLPNDARVDSVAAWLRRPAASRPHLVTMYVSIVDKTGHEHGPGAAATDSTLREADRILARLLDSLAVSPTAGRVNLVVVADHGMMDVASDRVVDLSRWVSLDGVRTADPGPVLSLWFGADTARRDSAYAALARGLAASGAHARVYRRTETPERWHVRATARAGDLLVAADPGWIVTPTPPKGPVTGGQHGWDPAVAPEMGAIFLAAGPDVRARGTIVPFANVQVYPLLARMLRITPAPRLDGDDRLARAILR; this is encoded by the coding sequence ATGCGTCTTCTCACGCTGTTCACGGCACTCCTCGCCACCCTCGCCGGCCCGACCGTCGAGGCGCAGCCCGACGACGCGCGCCCCTACGTCGTCCTCGTCTCGTTCGACGGCTTCCGCGCCGACTACCTCGACCGCGTCTCGCTCCCCGCGTTTCGCCGCGTCGCCGACGCCGGCGTGCGCGCGCGCGCGATGTGGCCGAGCTTTCCGTCGAAGACGTTCCCGAACCATTACACCATCGTCACCGGGCTCTATCCCGGCGATCACGGCATCGTCGCGAACACGTTCTGGGATCCCGTGCGCGGCGCCGGCTTCCGCATCAGCGATCGCGCCGCGTCCACCGACGGCACGTGGTACGGCGGGGAGCCGATCTGGGTGACCGCCGAGCGGCAGGGCGTGCGCGCGGCGTCGTGCTTCTGGCCGGGCTCCGACGCGGCGATCGGCGGCGTGCGGCCGAGCACCTGGATGCCGTACGACGAGTCGCTGCCGAACGACGCGCGCGTCGACAGCGTGGCGGCGTGGCTCCGCCGGCCCGCGGCGTCGCGGCCGCATCTCGTGACGATGTACGTCTCCATCGTCGACAAGACGGGGCACGAGCACGGTCCCGGCGCCGCCGCCACCGACAGCACGCTGCGCGAGGCCGACCGCATCCTCGCCCGGCTGCTCGATTCGCTCGCCGTGTCGCCGACCGCGGGGCGCGTGAACCTCGTCGTCGTCGCCGACCACGGCATGATGGACGTCGCGAGCGACCGCGTGGTCGACCTGTCGCGCTGGGTCTCGCTCGACGGCGTGCGCACCGCCGATCCCGGGCCCGTGCTGTCGCTCTGGTTCGGCGCCGACACGGCGCGCCGCGATTCGGCGTACGCGGCGCTCGCGCGCGGGCTCGCGGCGAGCGGCGCTCACGCGCGCGTGTACCGCCGCACGGAGACGCCGGAGCGGTGGCACGTGCGCGCGACCGCGCGCGCCGGCGACCTGCTCGTCGCCGCGGATCCCGGATGGATCGTCACGCCGACGCCGCCGAAGGGACCCGTCACCGGCGGCCAGCACGGCTGGGATCCCGCCGTCGCGCCGGAGATGGGCGCCATCTTCCTCGCCGCCGGGCCCGACGTCCGCGCCCGCGGCACCATCGTGCCGTTCGCGAACGTCCAGGTGTACCCGCTGCTCGCACGGATGCTGCGAATCACGCCCGCTCCGCGGCTGGACGGCGACGACCGGCTCGCGCGGGCTATCCTTCGCTGA
- a CDS encoding antibiotic biosynthesis monooxygenase family protein: protein MFVFISHLTVPPADHADLERHFRERSGLVDDFPGFLYLQLLRPQAGGATHTFLTAWESREAFRRYMRSREHAVSHAREPGEIMGRTEVRHEAYEVLMDSRRPAAWMP, encoded by the coding sequence ATGTTCGTCTTCATCTCGCACCTCACCGTCCCACCCGCGGACCACGCCGACCTCGAGCGCCACTTCCGTGAGCGCTCCGGGCTCGTCGACGACTTCCCGGGGTTCCTGTACCTGCAGCTGCTGCGGCCGCAGGCGGGCGGCGCGACGCACACGTTCCTCACCGCGTGGGAGAGCCGCGAGGCGTTCCGCCGTTACATGCGCAGCCGCGAGCACGCGGTGTCGCACGCGCGCGAGCCGGGCGAGATCATGGGGCGCACCGAGGTGCGGCACGAGGCGTACGAGGTGCTCATGGACTCGCGGAGGCCCGCGGCATGGATGCCGTGA
- a CDS encoding response regulator yields the protein MSTEPIRVLVVDDHAVVREGIRHILEGETGFVVVAEAGNGPDAVRLAAEHRPDVVVLDVSMPGESGLRVAPKIRDAAPETRVLIMSMHDNAEYVREGVRAGASGYLLKDSAAAELRLAVRAVHAGGSYFSTPAALGLSGADGGRGDTSRVDPSAGARGDAAGAAASLELLTAREREVLDGVARGLTNKEIASELGISHRTVETHRESLMRKLGIRTVAGLTRFVLDAGGVGSGDGGPR from the coding sequence ATGAGCACCGAACCGATCCGCGTCCTCGTCGTCGACGACCATGCCGTCGTGCGCGAGGGGATCCGTCACATCCTCGAGGGCGAGACCGGGTTCGTCGTCGTCGCCGAGGCGGGCAACGGGCCCGACGCCGTGCGGCTCGCCGCCGAGCACCGCCCCGACGTCGTCGTGCTGGACGTGTCGATGCCGGGCGAGTCCGGGCTGCGCGTGGCGCCGAAGATCCGCGACGCGGCGCCGGAGACGCGCGTGCTCATCATGAGCATGCACGACAACGCCGAGTACGTGCGCGAGGGCGTGCGCGCAGGCGCGAGCGGCTATCTGCTGAAGGACAGCGCGGCGGCCGAGCTGCGGCTCGCCGTGCGCGCGGTGCACGCCGGCGGCTCGTACTTCAGCACCCCCGCCGCGCTCGGCCTCAGCGGCGCCGACGGCGGCCGCGGCGACACGTCGCGCGTCGATCCGAGCGCCGGTGCGCGTGGCGATGCCGCGGGCGCGGCCGCGTCACTCGAGCTGCTCACGGCGCGCGAGCGCGAGGTGCTCGACGGCGTGGCGCGTGGCCTCACGAACAAGGAGATCGCGAGCGAGCTCGGAATCAGCCACCGCACCGTCGAGACGCACCGCGAGAGCCTCATGCGCAAGCTCGGCATCCGCACGGTGGCGGGGCTCACGCGGTTCGTGCTCGACGCCGGCGGCGTCGGCTCGGGCGACGGCGGCCCGCGTTGA
- a CDS encoding cobalamin B12-binding domain-containing protein → MTAAGSGAAEVRDAYVRALRDGDRREAFRLIDEARAAGLDLGTIYMDVFQPALREVGRLWQENALTVADEHLATAITQAAMARVYEQAATWDGHARRTLVAACVDTERHEVGLRMLCDLLECAGWDTTYLGATVPVDSLVMMLRRRRPDVLALSAALPPHLPRLRDTIRAVRLAMHDAPPLVLVGGRPFLEDPALAARLGADLTAADATTAVRLLNERLAPPTAASDAA, encoded by the coding sequence GTGACGGCGGCCGGGTCGGGCGCCGCCGAGGTCCGCGACGCGTACGTGCGCGCGCTGCGCGACGGCGACCGCCGCGAGGCGTTCCGCCTGATCGACGAGGCGCGCGCGGCCGGTCTCGATCTCGGCACGATCTACATGGACGTGTTCCAGCCGGCGCTGCGCGAGGTCGGGCGCCTCTGGCAGGAGAACGCGCTCACCGTCGCCGACGAGCACCTCGCGACGGCGATCACGCAGGCGGCGATGGCGCGCGTCTACGAGCAGGCGGCGACATGGGACGGCCACGCGCGGCGCACGCTCGTCGCCGCGTGCGTGGACACGGAGCGCCACGAGGTCGGCCTCCGCATGCTCTGCGATCTGCTCGAGTGCGCGGGGTGGGACACGACCTATCTCGGCGCGACGGTGCCGGTGGACAGCCTCGTGATGATGCTGCGGCGGCGTCGACCCGACGTGCTCGCGCTCTCCGCCGCGCTGCCGCCGCATCTGCCGCGACTGCGCGACACCATCCGCGCCGTGCGCCTCGCGATGCACGACGCGCCGCCGCTCGTGCTCGTGGGCGGTCGGCCGTTCCTCGAGGATCCGGCGCTCGCCGCGCGGCTCGGCGCGGACCTGACGGCGGCCGACGCGACGACCGCCGTGCGCCTGCTGAACGAGCGGCTCGCCCCGCCCACGGCCGCGTCCGACGCCGCGTGA
- a CDS encoding GAF domain-containing sensor histidine kinase, whose protein sequence is MPPQLPPVASDELAAALLQAVITAALATLCIFLFQRHRKAYFAWFAAAWTLYLLRLGAIGSFLLSGKRPWLYVHQVITGLTALALLWAALVFSRQLAWRWRYLLVALFPPVWSVVAIYRLDSFLLAAAPMVTFLSLATLWSGWTFLDYHRRVRSSGARLLAGAFFLWGLHHLDYPFLRAQGAWTPWGYYLDILFELAVGAGILVLVLDDLRRGLSALSALSGDLQRGGDVLTALLERPLELPAVRGSAYFASDHEERGAWSVERGALAAATLHAPRSTLTCIRGGGSCAAWTGTHPEGELATLLDRVMRSGRPQVAPGVAGHASVAALPVLREGVATGAFVLAGDARDPFTALDETFLRALGQQVGAALHNAALYEQLGARTEELQRLSTRMVRQHEEERRRLSRELHDETAQVFTAVKMQLGVLRADLPERRERLDRVLSLIDTGIGSIRSVTNDLRPSLLDDLGLLPALRSLCADFQERSGVRTTLDAPATLPPLTEDAELALFRALQEGLSNVARHAGAASAHVTVAVNDGAAPEVRLTIRDDGGGLGAPADLTRWEREGHMGLVGMRERIAALGGTVTIGDAGRGAQLNVRVPLATRDG, encoded by the coding sequence ATGCCACCGCAACTCCCGCCCGTCGCGAGCGACGAACTCGCGGCGGCGCTGCTGCAGGCCGTCATCACGGCGGCGCTCGCGACGCTCTGCATCTTCCTGTTCCAGCGCCACCGCAAGGCGTACTTCGCGTGGTTCGCCGCGGCGTGGACGCTGTACCTGCTGCGGCTCGGCGCGATCGGCTCGTTCCTGTTGAGCGGGAAGCGCCCGTGGCTGTACGTGCATCAGGTCATCACGGGGCTCACCGCGCTCGCACTGCTGTGGGCGGCGCTGGTGTTCTCGCGGCAGCTCGCGTGGCGGTGGCGCTACCTGCTCGTCGCGCTGTTCCCGCCGGTGTGGTCGGTCGTCGCGATCTACCGGCTCGACTCGTTCCTGCTCGCCGCGGCGCCGATGGTGACGTTCCTCAGCCTCGCGACGCTGTGGAGCGGATGGACGTTCCTCGACTACCATCGGCGCGTGCGGTCGTCGGGGGCGCGGCTGCTCGCCGGCGCGTTCTTCCTGTGGGGGTTGCACCATCTCGACTACCCGTTCCTGCGCGCGCAGGGCGCGTGGACGCCGTGGGGCTACTACCTCGACATCCTGTTCGAGCTCGCGGTCGGCGCGGGGATCCTGGTGCTCGTGCTCGACGACCTGCGGCGCGGCCTCTCGGCGCTCAGCGCGCTGTCGGGCGACCTGCAGCGCGGCGGCGACGTGTTGACCGCGCTGCTCGAGCGTCCGCTGGAGCTCCCCGCCGTACGCGGGAGCGCATACTTCGCATCCGATCACGAGGAGCGTGGAGCGTGGAGCGTGGAGCGCGGAGCACTCGCCGCTGCCACGCTCCACGCTCCACGCTCCACGCTCACCTGCATTCGCGGAGGTGGCTCCTGCGCGGCATGGACGGGGACGCACCCGGAGGGCGAGCTCGCGACGCTCCTCGACCGCGTGATGCGCTCGGGTCGTCCGCAGGTCGCGCCGGGAGTCGCGGGGCACGCGTCGGTCGCCGCGCTTCCCGTGCTGCGCGAGGGCGTCGCGACCGGCGCGTTCGTGCTCGCGGGCGACGCGCGCGACCCGTTCACCGCGCTCGACGAGACGTTCCTCCGCGCGCTCGGCCAGCAGGTGGGCGCGGCGCTGCACAACGCGGCGCTCTACGAGCAGCTCGGCGCGCGCACCGAGGAGCTGCAGCGGCTGTCGACGCGCATGGTGCGGCAGCACGAGGAGGAGCGCCGCCGGCTGTCGCGCGAGCTGCACGATGAGACCGCGCAGGTGTTCACCGCCGTGAAGATGCAGCTCGGCGTGCTGCGCGCCGACCTGCCCGAGCGGCGCGAGCGGCTCGACCGCGTGCTGAGCCTCATCGACACCGGGATCGGCAGCATCCGCAGCGTGACGAACGACCTGCGTCCGTCGCTGCTCGACGACCTCGGGCTGCTGCCGGCGCTGCGCTCGCTGTGCGCCGACTTCCAGGAGCGGAGCGGCGTGCGCACGACGCTCGACGCGCCGGCGACGCTGCCACCGCTGACGGAGGACGCGGAGCTCGCGCTGTTCCGCGCATTGCAGGAGGGGCTCTCGAACGTCGCGCGGCACGCGGGCGCGGCGTCGGCGCACGTCACGGTGGCGGTGAACGACGGCGCCGCGCCGGAGGTCCGCCTAACGATCCGCGACGACGGCGGCGGCCTCGGCGCGCCCGCCGACCTCACGCGATGGGAGCGCGAGGGACACATGGGGCTCGTCGGCATGCGCGAGCGGATCGCGGCGCTCGGCGGCACGGTGACGATCGGCGACGCGGGACGCGGGGCGCAGCTCAACGTGCGGGTGCCGCTGGCGACGCGGGACGGGTGA